Proteins co-encoded in one Diaminobutyricimonas sp. LJ205 genomic window:
- a CDS encoding Xaa-Pro peptidase family protein yields the protein MGESRHLDERDRRWQLLNAAMERDDLDALLFAANDYRGHKGSLRYVADYNLAHRSGYAVMLRNREPILVLSGSLISQRRPASAWVTDYRFPGTVGEGLVDALRDTPVRRVGIVGLGQVMKVDEYLALTAAYPSVTFIDYSSAFETLRSVKSELEIQGAEESAYILDQCFARLLEIARPGMTEREIASEMHRVGHLLGGEDPLFLTMHTDYRDDQAFSTFGVPRDRVLRPHDILTFSYEIVGPLGYWTELSRMVTFASPSADYARMGRAVRKGITAGANSMKVGALPSVVQREVLRAIGEEGASSSYWSGHSLGLDVLESPWIGLDVVEDAQQNTELPIESGYVLTLHPMVVDASADVSGYMADTFVIDESGPRKLSEHPTGLYTISKGNVNVDES from the coding sequence GTGGGCGAATCACGACACCTCGATGAGCGAGACCGGCGCTGGCAACTCCTTAACGCGGCGATGGAGCGCGACGATCTAGATGCGCTGCTCTTTGCAGCTAACGACTATCGCGGGCACAAGGGATCGCTGCGCTACGTGGCCGATTACAACCTCGCCCACCGGTCCGGATACGCGGTCATGCTCCGCAACCGCGAGCCGATCCTGGTGCTGTCGGGCAGTCTGATCAGCCAGCGACGCCCGGCCTCCGCATGGGTGACTGACTACCGCTTCCCAGGAACCGTCGGGGAGGGCCTCGTCGACGCCCTTCGGGATACTCCGGTGCGCCGAGTCGGCATCGTCGGGCTGGGACAGGTCATGAAAGTCGACGAGTACCTGGCACTTACCGCCGCCTATCCCTCGGTGACGTTCATCGACTACTCGTCAGCGTTCGAGACGCTCCGCTCCGTGAAGAGCGAGCTGGAGATTCAGGGCGCCGAGGAGTCCGCATACATCCTCGACCAATGCTTCGCGCGTCTGCTTGAGATCGCGCGGCCGGGGATGACTGAGCGCGAGATCGCATCCGAGATGCACCGGGTGGGTCACCTACTGGGCGGCGAGGATCCCTTATTCCTGACCATGCATACCGACTACCGGGACGACCAGGCGTTCTCCACGTTCGGTGTCCCCCGCGACCGAGTACTGCGCCCTCACGACATTCTCACTTTTTCCTACGAGATCGTCGGTCCTCTCGGTTACTGGACCGAGTTGTCCCGAATGGTCACGTTTGCGTCTCCATCCGCCGATTACGCACGCATGGGCCGTGCCGTACGTAAGGGAATCACCGCTGGCGCAAACTCAATGAAGGTTGGCGCCCTCCCTTCGGTTGTCCAGCGTGAAGTCCTGCGCGCCATCGGCGAGGAAGGCGCGTCGTCCTCGTACTGGTCCGGTCACTCGCTCGGCCTAGACGTTCTCGAGAGCCCGTGGATCGGGCTAGACGTTGTCGAGGACGCGCAGCAAAACACGGAACTTCCAATCGAAAGCGGCTATGTGCTCACCCTGCATCCCATGGTCGTGGACGCCTCGGCGGACGTGAGCGGGTACATGGCCGACACATTCGTGATCGATGAATCCGGCCCACGAAAACTGTCCGAACATCCCACCGGCCTCTACACAATCTCGAAAGGTAACGTCAATGTCGACGAGTCCTAG
- a CDS encoding MFS transporter: MSTSPSSTTERTRELSAVYKKVAFRIIPFLFLCFVVAFIDRVNIGFAKLQMQDDLELSAAAYGLGAGLFFVGYVIFELPSNLGLEKWGARKTLMRIMVLWGLTSGATAFVTEEWQFYVLRFFLGVFEAGFAPGVILYLTYWFSPRLRGKAFGYFLSASAVAGIIGSPLSGWIMERADGAMNMDGWRWMLLIEAAPAVILGFLVLVVLSDRPGSAKWLNERERALLAEDISEGDSAHGDKQHSLLGALKQPYVYLLGFVYLSIQFGVYLISFWLPTIVAGLGDFGTSAIGLIAMLPFIGAFIGMLVIAYSSDRTGAYRRHIVIATAIAMVALLATTVIDDPVISVILLVIAATGFFGSLPAFWPLPPMYFSGFAVAGAIALINSIGTTAGFFAPYAAGWVTDATGNIDGVLWGGAVILTLGLTVLVMLPRREAAVRIENSEVGRENSGVASK, encoded by the coding sequence ATGTCGACGAGTCCTAGCAGCACAACGGAACGAACGCGGGAACTCTCCGCCGTCTACAAGAAAGTCGCGTTCCGGATTATCCCGTTCCTCTTTCTATGTTTTGTAGTCGCGTTCATCGACCGCGTGAACATCGGCTTCGCCAAACTCCAGATGCAGGATGACCTGGAGCTGAGCGCCGCTGCCTACGGGCTCGGCGCGGGCCTCTTCTTTGTCGGATACGTAATCTTCGAACTGCCGAGCAACCTGGGACTTGAGAAGTGGGGCGCCCGCAAGACACTCATGCGCATCATGGTGCTCTGGGGTCTCACCTCTGGAGCGACTGCGTTCGTGACTGAGGAATGGCAGTTCTACGTGCTGCGCTTCTTCCTAGGGGTCTTCGAGGCCGGTTTCGCACCTGGGGTGATCCTGTACCTGACCTACTGGTTCTCACCGCGGCTTCGTGGAAAGGCGTTCGGATACTTTCTCTCCGCCTCCGCGGTTGCAGGGATCATTGGCAGCCCGCTGTCTGGCTGGATTATGGAGCGCGCAGACGGCGCAATGAACATGGATGGTTGGCGGTGGATGCTGCTGATTGAAGCCGCGCCGGCCGTGATCCTTGGTTTCCTGGTTCTCGTCGTTCTTTCCGATCGTCCGGGAAGCGCCAAGTGGCTTAACGAACGAGAGCGTGCGCTGCTCGCAGAAGACATCTCCGAGGGCGACTCCGCCCATGGAGACAAGCAACACAGTCTGCTTGGAGCGCTGAAGCAGCCGTACGTCTATTTACTCGGATTCGTGTATCTCTCGATCCAGTTCGGCGTCTACCTCATTTCCTTCTGGCTGCCGACGATCGTTGCAGGCCTGGGCGACTTCGGAACGTCGGCCATCGGCCTGATCGCAATGCTTCCCTTCATCGGCGCATTCATTGGCATGCTGGTCATCGCCTACAGTTCGGACCGAACTGGCGCATACCGGCGGCATATCGTCATAGCGACTGCGATCGCCATGGTCGCTTTGCTCGCAACCACGGTGATTGACGACCCGGTGATAAGCGTCATCCTCCTGGTGATCGCCGCAACGGGCTTTTTCGGCTCATTGCCGGCGTTCTGGCCGCTCCCACCGATGTACTTCAGCGGGTTTGCGGTGGCCGGGGCGATCGCGCTGATTAACTCAATCGGTACCACGGCAGGATTCTTCGCGCCTTACGCGGCAGGGTGGGTGACTGACGCCACCGGCAATATCGACGGGGTGCTATGGGGAGGCGCTGTCATACTCACGCTCGGGCTGACCGTGCTGGTGATGCTTCCGCGGCGCGAGGCCGCCGTCAGGATCGAGAACAGCGAAGTCGGGAGAGAGAACAGCGGAGTCGCGTCCAAATAG
- a CDS encoding aminotransferase class IV, producing MVTSVLAILNQPSTDAPAHVPGAPAFSLADPAGLHISVLDLGITRGDGIFETISVGAGHPQALEPHLRRFARSARLLDLPTPDLDAWREAILAVVAELGPVPEAAVKTVLTRGIEGDGRPTGWVHGSVSPDYRSQRTNGIGVVMLDRGIRHDIEQTSPWLLASAKTLSYAINRAAVREAARRNADDVIFVSSDGYVLEGPTSTVLARRGNNLLTPGTGLGILEGTTQSSLFDFAAERGMTTGFELFTPETLRQVDALWLVSSVRHAAPINALDGEPFPVDAELTAAINAFLVARRD from the coding sequence ATGGTCACCTCCGTGCTTGCGATTCTGAATCAGCCGTCGACGGATGCTCCCGCCCACGTCCCCGGAGCGCCGGCGTTCTCACTGGCCGACCCCGCCGGGCTGCACATCAGTGTGCTCGACCTCGGCATCACCCGGGGCGATGGAATCTTCGAGACGATCAGCGTCGGCGCGGGACATCCGCAAGCCCTTGAGCCGCACCTGCGCCGTTTTGCCCGCTCGGCCAGGCTGCTCGACCTGCCGACGCCCGATCTCGATGCCTGGCGGGAGGCGATCCTCGCGGTGGTCGCCGAACTGGGCCCGGTGCCGGAAGCAGCCGTGAAGACCGTACTCACCCGCGGCATCGAGGGCGACGGACGGCCGACCGGCTGGGTGCACGGGTCGGTGTCGCCCGACTACCGCAGCCAGCGCACCAACGGGATCGGTGTGGTCATGCTCGACCGCGGTATCCGGCACGACATCGAACAGACCTCGCCGTGGCTGCTCGCGAGCGCCAAGACCCTGTCCTATGCGATCAACCGTGCGGCCGTGCGTGAGGCCGCACGGCGGAACGCCGATGACGTCATCTTCGTCTCCAGCGACGGGTATGTGCTCGAGGGGCCGACCTCCACGGTGCTGGCGCGCCGCGGAAACAACCTGCTCACGCCCGGAACCGGCCTGGGCATCCTGGAGGGCACGACCCAGAGCAGCCTGTTCGACTTCGCTGCCGAGCGCGGGATGACCACCGGCTTCGAACTGTTCACGCCGGAGACGCTGCGACAGGTCGATGCCCTGTGGCTGGTGTCGAGCGTGCGGCACGCGGCACCGATCAACGCGCTCGACGGTGAACCGTTCCCGGTCGACGCGGAACTCACCGCCGCGATCAACGCGTTCCTGGTCGCGCGGCGCGATTAG
- a CDS encoding TraR/DksA C4-type zinc finger protein has product MALTQAQRKHFEKLLREHRAEVEQQVLVLAGTMHEVLDARGEPSADDEHDPEGPTMTSEWSQISGVQSDALRQLDQIDVALTRVADGSYGLCRRCGNPIGLERLEARPAADLCIDCARLLENHR; this is encoded by the coding sequence ATGGCTTTGACCCAGGCGCAGCGTAAGCACTTCGAAAAGCTTTTGCGTGAGCATCGGGCGGAGGTCGAGCAACAGGTTCTGGTGCTCGCCGGCACCATGCACGAGGTGCTCGACGCCCGCGGCGAGCCGTCGGCCGACGACGAGCATGACCCCGAAGGGCCGACGATGACCTCGGAGTGGTCCCAGATCTCCGGGGTGCAGTCCGACGCGTTGCGCCAACTGGACCAGATCGATGTGGCGCTCACCCGGGTCGCCGATGGCAGCTACGGTCTCTGCCGCCGCTGCGGCAACCCGATCGGCCTTGAACGATTGGAGGCCCGGCCCGCCGCCGACCTCTGCATCGACTGCGCGCGGCTCCTCGAGAACCACCGTTAG
- a CDS encoding type II CAAX prenyl endopeptidase Rce1 family protein encodes MTSTAIQAPPRLSWGLVPAAGVAASAVLLFGVQIQAAGYVTLAVSLLVAIPARELFKDLVLIAIGMVIISTISLEADISYGNMLLMGTVLALAVVVPYLIDRFGYRNHTIRFPVRTGKRWTRLERWYLAIVVLLGWAILPVYFIRSGAYLNWPAIHTPDELARLFVGVNAVGIWDELFFICIVFTLLRRHFPMWQANLLQATIFVSFLWELGYREWGPVLTIPFALIQAWIFAKVKSLTYVVAVHLLFDLVVFLVLLHAHNPEWLPIFIY; translated from the coding sequence GTGACATCCACAGCGATCCAAGCGCCCCCTCGGTTGTCGTGGGGTTTGGTCCCCGCAGCCGGGGTGGCGGCATCCGCGGTTCTGCTCTTCGGTGTGCAGATCCAGGCCGCCGGATATGTCACTTTGGCCGTCAGCCTGCTGGTGGCGATACCGGCACGGGAACTGTTCAAGGACCTCGTGCTGATCGCCATCGGGATGGTGATCATCAGCACCATCTCGCTCGAAGCCGACATCAGCTACGGCAACATGCTGCTGATGGGCACGGTGCTGGCGCTCGCCGTGGTGGTGCCGTACCTGATCGACCGGTTCGGCTACCGGAACCACACCATCCGGTTCCCGGTGCGCACCGGCAAACGCTGGACCAGGCTCGAACGCTGGTACCTCGCGATCGTGGTGCTGCTCGGCTGGGCGATCCTGCCGGTCTACTTCATCCGCTCGGGCGCGTACCTGAACTGGCCCGCGATCCATACCCCGGATGAGCTCGCGCGCCTGTTCGTCGGCGTGAACGCGGTCGGGATCTGGGACGAACTGTTCTTCATCTGCATCGTGTTCACGCTGCTGCGACGGCACTTCCCGATGTGGCAGGCGAACCTGCTGCAGGCGACGATCTTTGTGTCGTTCCTCTGGGAGCTCGGCTATCGGGAGTGGGGACCGGTACTCACCATCCCGTTCGCGCTGATCCAGGCGTGGATCTTCGCCAAGGTGAAGTCACTGACCTACGTCGTCGCCGTGCACCTGCTGTTCGACCTGGTGGTGTTCCTCGTGCTGCTGCACGCGCACAACCCGGAGTGGTTGCCGATCTTCATCTACTAG
- a CDS encoding helix-turn-helix transcriptional regulator, which yields MRATSATLVGRSRELTALRTILADVSEGRPRTVVLAGEAGIGKTRLLDEFGRDASGTSTVVLGQCVDLGVSALPYAAITGMLHDLIDQVGKEAVLDAAGPSRGALGVLLPELTAAEPSSAARLHEVVAVLLENLARKRPLVVVIEDLHWADGATLAVLRFLVRALGDSAVMLLLSYRSDDVHRGHPLRGFLAELERSRLTDRIELQRLTVDEVGELSQQILGSVPDPLALENVFERSDGVPFFVEELVCCKSDVFPDSLRDLLLARYERLSGEAQSLLRLLAAGGVSVRHTVLASVAEGEIADLDGAAREAVLAQVITATDSNYTFRHALVREAIHAELLPGERLRFHGRYAEVLETTGAYACGSTEVATHWLAAHNQERALTAALLAMTDATETYAYMTAAQMGEAALDLWERIPNAAELAGTSKVDVLSRTAIALRDAGDMERSFAMINLAIDESPNQHDSTYALLLRTKSFLLANTGKHGSIALLQQALNLVPVGVDDLVRAKLLNQLASRSMIEGYHDAAVAAASEALELTQHARSQAGHAETTSDLFDHDPVQASVAANLRGVARANSGKVAEAIADLDLALELAGNDDGALLRHSLNSSDVQFALGNYADALAIAEAGIASARELGVERSTGIMLSSNAVDPLFALGDWDRADALLDQALAMSTPLVFTAYLRRAKLWLLLWRGETDAAASLYRSWRSQLTSLSEIDLQIKLTVARVGAEIALEQGDLDDAWAHVQVLIGDGERRMVGHDLPLLSVAGRVLSAREASEEDVQPFRRVLAATSGWPTHELWATVFDAELANHVSSWQRVLELQGPAHVRPYARYRLGQALFAAGDRVGARRALEQAAGEASALGARLITRRVNEFATSAGLSVTESRPVSDPTELTAREQQVLDLIAQGLSNKQIGEKLFISAKTASVHVSAILRKLGATSRTEAVFLAGQRVPG from the coding sequence GTGAGAGCAACGAGCGCCACCCTGGTCGGCCGTTCCCGTGAGCTGACCGCGCTGCGCACGATCCTCGCGGATGTGAGCGAGGGTCGTCCGCGCACGGTCGTGCTCGCCGGTGAAGCCGGGATCGGCAAGACCCGGCTGCTCGACGAGTTCGGCCGCGACGCATCCGGAACCTCCACCGTCGTCCTCGGCCAATGCGTCGACCTCGGCGTTTCCGCGCTGCCGTATGCGGCGATCACCGGGATGCTGCACGACCTGATCGACCAGGTCGGCAAGGAGGCCGTGCTGGATGCGGCCGGCCCCAGCCGCGGAGCGTTAGGCGTGCTGCTGCCGGAGCTGACCGCCGCCGAACCCTCGAGCGCTGCGCGGTTGCATGAGGTCGTCGCGGTGCTGCTTGAGAACCTGGCCAGGAAACGTCCGCTGGTGGTCGTGATCGAGGATCTGCACTGGGCCGACGGCGCAACCCTAGCCGTGCTGCGCTTCCTGGTGCGTGCCCTGGGTGACAGCGCGGTCATGCTGCTGCTCAGTTATCGCAGTGATGACGTGCACCGGGGGCATCCACTGCGTGGTTTCCTTGCCGAACTGGAACGGTCGCGGCTCACCGACCGGATCGAACTGCAGCGGCTCACCGTCGACGAGGTCGGTGAGTTGTCGCAGCAGATCCTCGGCAGCGTGCCCGATCCGCTGGCGCTCGAGAACGTGTTCGAACGCAGCGACGGGGTGCCGTTCTTCGTCGAGGAGCTGGTCTGCTGCAAGAGCGACGTGTTCCCCGACAGCCTGCGCGACCTGCTGCTTGCCCGGTATGAGCGGCTGAGCGGAGAGGCTCAGTCGCTGCTGAGGCTGCTCGCCGCTGGTGGCGTGTCCGTGCGGCACACCGTGCTCGCCTCGGTCGCTGAGGGCGAGATCGCCGACCTCGACGGCGCCGCCCGCGAAGCGGTGCTGGCCCAGGTGATCACCGCGACCGACAGCAACTACACGTTCAGGCATGCGCTGGTGCGTGAGGCGATCCACGCCGAACTGCTGCCGGGGGAGCGGCTGCGTTTCCATGGCCGGTACGCCGAAGTGCTCGAGACCACCGGTGCCTATGCGTGCGGCTCCACGGAGGTGGCCACGCACTGGCTGGCCGCGCACAATCAGGAACGAGCGTTAACGGCGGCGTTGCTGGCGATGACCGATGCGACCGAAACCTACGCTTACATGACCGCGGCCCAGATGGGCGAGGCCGCATTGGACCTGTGGGAGCGGATTCCGAACGCCGCCGAACTGGCTGGCACGAGCAAGGTCGACGTGCTGTCGCGAACCGCGATCGCGTTGCGTGACGCCGGCGACATGGAGCGCTCGTTCGCGATGATCAACCTCGCGATCGACGAGTCACCGAACCAGCACGACAGCACCTACGCGCTGCTATTGCGGACCAAGTCCTTCCTCCTGGCCAACACCGGCAAGCACGGGTCGATTGCCCTCCTGCAGCAGGCGTTGAACCTGGTGCCGGTCGGCGTCGACGACCTGGTGCGGGCGAAACTGCTGAACCAGTTGGCCAGTCGGTCGATGATCGAGGGTTATCACGACGCCGCAGTGGCCGCCGCAAGCGAGGCGCTCGAGCTGACACAACATGCCCGCTCGCAAGCAGGACATGCCGAGACGACTTCCGACTTGTTCGACCACGACCCGGTCCAGGCGTCGGTTGCCGCCAATCTGCGCGGCGTTGCCCGTGCGAACAGCGGCAAGGTGGCCGAGGCCATTGCCGACCTCGACCTGGCACTCGAGCTGGCGGGCAACGACGATGGTGCGCTGCTGCGTCATAGCTTGAACAGTTCCGACGTTCAGTTCGCGCTCGGCAACTACGCCGACGCGTTGGCGATAGCTGAGGCCGGAATAGCGAGTGCACGCGAACTCGGTGTCGAACGCAGCACCGGGATAATGCTGTCGTCCAACGCCGTCGATCCGCTGTTCGCGCTCGGTGACTGGGATCGTGCCGATGCGCTGCTTGACCAGGCGCTCGCGATGTCGACCCCGCTCGTGTTCACCGCATATCTGCGACGGGCCAAGCTGTGGCTGCTGCTCTGGCGCGGCGAGACGGATGCCGCCGCGTCGCTGTACCGCAGCTGGCGCAGTCAGCTCACTTCACTCTCCGAAATCGACCTGCAGATCAAGCTCACAGTTGCCAGAGTCGGAGCCGAAATCGCGCTCGAGCAGGGTGACCTCGACGACGCGTGGGCGCATGTTCAGGTCCTGATCGGCGACGGTGAACGTCGGATGGTGGGTCACGACTTGCCGCTGCTCAGTGTTGCCGGCCGGGTGCTTTCCGCTCGCGAGGCTTCCGAGGAGGACGTCCAGCCGTTCCGTCGCGTGCTGGCCGCAACATCCGGCTGGCCCACCCACGAATTGTGGGCGACCGTCTTCGACGCGGAACTCGCCAATCACGTGTCGTCCTGGCAGCGAGTGCTCGAACTGCAGGGTCCTGCGCATGTGCGGCCGTATGCGCGGTACCGGCTCGGGCAGGCGCTGTTCGCGGCCGGTGATCGCGTCGGTGCGCGGCGGGCACTTGAGCAGGCGGCAGGGGAGGCTTCCGCGCTTGGCGCACGTCTGATCACCCGACGGGTCAACGAATTCGCCACTAGCGCTGGGCTCAGCGTGACTGAGTCTCGACCGGTGAGTGACCCGACCGAGCTGACCGCGCGTGAGCAGCAGGTGCTTGACCTGATCGCGCAAGGCCTGTCGAACAAACAGATCGGCGAGAAGCTGTTCATCAGCGCGAAGACCGCATCGGTGCATGTGTCGGCGATCCTACGGAAGCTCGGGGCGACCAGTCGCACCGAGGCGGTGTTCCTCGCCGGGCAGCGGGTGCCTGGTTAG
- a CDS encoding metallophosphoesterase has product MPRLLLIADTHVPKRARDLPESVWRAVEHADVVFHAGDWVNLDLLDRLEQHSARLIGVYGNNDGTELRARLPEIAHEEVGGIRFAMVHETGPATGREARAEARFPDAEVLVFGHSHIPWDSTSPGGLRLLNPGSPTDRRRQPMCTFMTAVAGGGVLRDVVLHEI; this is encoded by the coding sequence ATGCCCCGGCTCCTGCTGATCGCCGACACTCATGTGCCGAAGCGCGCCCGCGACCTGCCCGAATCGGTGTGGCGAGCAGTCGAGCACGCGGATGTCGTCTTCCACGCCGGCGACTGGGTGAACCTCGACCTGCTCGACCGGTTGGAACAGCACTCCGCCCGGCTGATTGGCGTGTACGGCAACAACGATGGCACTGAGCTTCGCGCCCGGCTCCCCGAGATCGCACACGAGGAGGTCGGCGGCATCCGCTTCGCCATGGTTCACGAGACCGGGCCGGCGACCGGCCGAGAAGCGCGCGCCGAGGCACGGTTCCCGGATGCCGAGGTGCTCGTGTTCGGGCACAGCCACATCCCGTGGGACAGCACCTCACCCGGCGGCCTGCGCCTGCTGAATCCCGGCTCACCCACCGATCGGCGGCGCCAACCGATGTGCACGTTCATGACCGCGGTCGCCGGCGGCGGCGTGCTGCGGGATGTCGTGCTGCACGAGATCTGA
- a CDS encoding DnaJ domain-containing protein codes for MCQFPTGKITMPDHHPLAASPYEVLGVSPTATTHELRKAYRRMLRLTHPDTGGNAARFNAVQRAWEKVGTPEARARYDRGFVSGASGMGEDHPAWAPPAPRKREGTRPTARAYGHPGGASREQYLNLVREWAGRGVTLEDPYDPQLVRRAPRDIRHLLANALAEEETARQLAGLGIGYTIWHDVATDYGKLDHVVLGPTGLFALQSEDWGAEVRTKRGELIGEGIVGERPMHDLGAKAKQVARAARVKFTALAIVVPDGATYEGVEILGSSRGAVTAVVQQPRLPQVMRDGLPGAYRIGGTDLFEVRTRLQAAINFV; via the coding sequence ATGTGCCAGTTCCCGACCGGAAAGATCACCATGCCCGACCACCATCCGCTTGCGGCATCGCCGTACGAGGTGCTGGGCGTGAGCCCGACGGCAACCACGCACGAACTGCGCAAGGCATATCGGCGGATGCTGCGGCTCACCCACCCTGACACCGGGGGCAACGCCGCACGGTTCAATGCCGTGCAGCGCGCCTGGGAGAAGGTCGGCACCCCGGAAGCCCGAGCCCGCTACGACCGCGGCTTCGTCTCGGGTGCTTCAGGCATGGGGGAGGACCATCCGGCCTGGGCGCCGCCCGCACCGCGGAAGCGTGAGGGCACCCGGCCAACGGCACGGGCGTACGGGCATCCGGGTGGGGCGTCCCGGGAGCAATATCTCAATCTGGTTCGCGAGTGGGCCGGACGTGGCGTCACCCTCGAGGACCCGTACGACCCACAGTTGGTGCGGCGTGCACCCCGAGACATCCGGCACCTGCTCGCGAATGCGCTCGCCGAAGAGGAGACCGCCCGCCAGCTGGCCGGGCTCGGCATCGGCTACACGATCTGGCATGACGTTGCCACCGATTACGGCAAGCTCGACCACGTCGTGCTCGGGCCGACCGGCTTGTTTGCGTTGCAGTCCGAGGACTGGGGCGCCGAGGTGCGGACCAAGCGGGGCGAGCTGATCGGCGAGGGTATCGTCGGGGAGCGTCCGATGCACGACCTCGGGGCCAAGGCGAAGCAGGTGGCGCGGGCGGCGCGGGTGAAGTTCACGGCGCTGGCGATCGTGGTCCCGGATGGCGCCACCTACGAGGGCGTGGAGATACTCGGCTCATCCCGCGGTGCGGTGACCGCCGTGGTGCAACAGCCGCGGCTGCCGCAGGTGATGCGGGATGGGCTTCCCGGGGCGTACCGCATCGGTGGCACCGACCTGTTCGAGGTGCGCACGCGCCTGCAGGCTGCGATCAACTTCGTGTAA
- a CDS encoding NAD(P)H-quinone oxidoreductase, whose protein sequence is MRAILVSEPGGPEVLTVGEVEIPPVGSRDIRIQVAAAGVNRADVAQRLGRYPSPPGSPEWPGLEVSGTVAEIGEAVTRFAVGDRVCALLGGGGYAEQVVVSEDLALPVPDGLDLVDAAALPETVATVWTNVFLAGRLKAGETLLVHGGGSGIGTTAIQLAKLAGARVAVTASAGKLDACRELGADILIDYRSEDFVERVLDATDGHGADVILDIIGGPYVARDIAALATNGRILIIANQSDEQATFDPRRLMAKRGSITATTLRARPLEEKATIMQQVRTDAWPWALRGELRPLIDSRFPLEQAAEAHRRLEASAHIGKIVLTVG, encoded by the coding sequence ATGCGCGCGATCCTCGTTTCTGAGCCCGGTGGTCCCGAAGTCCTTACGGTGGGCGAGGTCGAAATCCCGCCGGTCGGCAGCCGCGACATCCGGATCCAGGTCGCCGCAGCAGGGGTGAACCGGGCCGATGTCGCACAGCGACTGGGCCGCTATCCATCCCCTCCCGGTTCGCCGGAGTGGCCGGGGCTTGAAGTGTCGGGCACAGTCGCCGAGATCGGCGAGGCGGTCACCCGGTTCGCGGTCGGTGACCGCGTCTGTGCCCTGCTCGGCGGAGGCGGGTACGCCGAACAGGTGGTCGTCTCCGAGGACCTTGCCCTGCCGGTGCCCGACGGGCTTGACCTGGTCGACGCGGCCGCACTGCCCGAGACGGTCGCCACAGTGTGGACGAACGTGTTCCTCGCCGGACGGCTGAAGGCCGGCGAGACGCTGCTCGTGCATGGCGGCGGCAGTGGCATCGGCACCACGGCGATCCAGCTGGCCAAGCTCGCCGGTGCCCGGGTCGCCGTGACCGCGTCGGCTGGCAAACTTGATGCCTGCCGCGAGTTGGGCGCCGACATCCTGATCGATTACCGGTCCGAGGACTTCGTCGAACGAGTCCTCGACGCAACCGATGGGCACGGCGCCGACGTCATCCTCGACATCATCGGCGGACCCTACGTTGCCCGCGACATCGCCGCCCTCGCCACCAACGGCCGGATCCTCATCATCGCGAACCAGAGCGATGAGCAGGCGACCTTCGACCCCCGCAGGCTGATGGCGAAGCGCGGGTCGATCACTGCCACGACGCTGCGAGCACGGCCGCTCGAGGAGAAGGCTACGATCATGCAGCAGGTGCGCACGGATGCCTGGCCCTGGGCGTTGCGCGGTGAACTTCGTCCGCTCATCGACAGCCGATTCCCGCTCGAGCAGGCAGCCGAGGCGCACCGCCGGCTGGAGGCCTCGGCTCACATCGGCAAGATCGTGCTCACCGTCGGCTGA
- a CDS encoding response regulator transcription factor, translating to MIRVVIVDDQDLIRGGLRAILQTEPDLTVVGEAADGAAAATVAAASDADVVLMDVQMPGSDGIEGVRRVLAARPEARVLMLTMFDLDEHVIGALKAGASGFLLKTTAPAELIRAIRICHGGGQLFAPSVTRRLVETYVRQPSQNGPPAELSALTERELEVFAAIARGLSNAEIGAQLFMGESTVKTHVTRILAKLGLRDRVQAVVLAYESGVAGR from the coding sequence ATGATTCGTGTGGTGATCGTTGATGATCAGGACCTCATCCGCGGCGGGCTGCGGGCGATCCTGCAGACCGAGCCGGATCTGACCGTGGTGGGAGAGGCCGCGGATGGTGCTGCGGCGGCGACTGTGGCCGCGGCATCCGACGCCGATGTCGTGCTCATGGATGTGCAGATGCCCGGCTCCGATGGGATCGAGGGAGTGCGGCGGGTGCTCGCGGCACGCCCCGAGGCGCGAGTGCTCATGCTCACGATGTTCGACCTGGACGAGCACGTCATCGGGGCGCTCAAGGCCGGGGCGAGTGGCTTCCTGCTGAAGACGACGGCACCAGCAGAATTGATACGAGCGATTCGTATCTGTCATGGTGGCGGGCAGTTGTTCGCTCCGTCTGTCACTCGACGTTTGGTCGAGACGTACGTGCGGCAGCCGTCGCAGAACGGTCCACCTGCTGAGTTGTCCGCACTCACCGAGCGCGAACTGGAGGTGTTCGCGGCTATCGCCCGTGGGTTGTCGAACGCGGAAATCGGTGCGCAGCTGTTCATGGGCGAGTCCACGGTGAAGACCCACGTCACACGGATCCTGGCGAAGCTGGGCCTGCGTGACCGCGTGCAGGCCGTCGTGCTGGCGTACGAGAGCGGTGTCGCTGGACGGTGA